A single genomic interval of uncultured Pseudodesulfovibrio sp. harbors:
- a CDS encoding efflux RND transporter permease subunit — protein sequence MNLAHWCIKNNRTAIALFLIVALGGIMTFVNIKKDEDPDFTIRLATVITQFPGATPQRVEELVTDKLEEKIREISDVKVVESQSMTGVSIIKVELYDRVKNVDPVWQKLRNKVADAAPTLPSEAKTPLINDEFGDVFGILIALTGDGFTYRELKDAADDMRDQLLKVEGVGKVERWGTQDERIFVEFSNSRMASAGISPFALAQTIDHQNTIQPSGSAHVGPERIVIEPTGEFRGVEDIYSLAIRPPGGKSSVRLADVTTITRDFSDPPSTMARYNATPALILAVSMAKGGNITELGDRVTKRLDELRANLYHGLEAETLVFQPDYVDTAITEFMINLLESFGFVVIVILVFAGFRTGLIAGSLVPMAMLGCIGLMPYFDVGLQRISIASLIISLGILVDNGVVVSEAILVRLASGQDRLKAVTGAVSELWMPLLAASLTTIFAFLPIPLAENATGEFCFSLFVVVTLTLFCSWALSMSMVPMMCFYVLKPKITIQTFSSRLYRWYRTFLLLCLRHRTVFVASVLILCGVALWGFKFVPKMFFPPNERAQFTIDFWEPYGTDITKTAERTARLEHFLLANKDVDSVGSFVGHGGPRWYLPLNLEQQNSNLSTFVVNTKNVESVNDVMQATRTELESNFPDTDFSLKKLMNGPPVGAPLQIRISGPDIKTLYTLRDKIAAMVENTQGITRVWDDWGQWTKKMMVKVDQDKAREAGLTSFDVAVSLQTSMSGLRASDYREGDTVIPIILRNTDSFRGRLDKLDSLNVYSYTDGKAVPLSRVASSYLDWQPSDIRRRDQARTMTVKADVAAGYFALPILDGLRPQIEELMRDHDWPLGYTVEYGGEFEKSEESQAAINANMPLAMGLLVLVLIFQFNSVRRPLIILLTLPPMMIGITSGMLATQSPFGFMPMLGMISLLGIIVNNAIMLIDRIEIQRGRGMNLADAIVLSSMERARPIIMTACTTIIGMVPLSLQGGEMWRPMANCIMSGLTFATVLTLVLCPVLYSMFFRQKFTDYTWSQDVVKQGSDIPAQTA from the coding sequence GTGAATCTCGCCCACTGGTGCATCAAGAATAATCGGACCGCCATCGCCCTTTTTCTCATTGTGGCGCTTGGCGGCATCATGACGTTCGTCAATATCAAGAAGGACGAGGACCCGGATTTCACCATCCGGCTTGCCACCGTCATCACCCAATTCCCCGGAGCGACGCCGCAACGCGTGGAAGAACTGGTCACGGACAAACTCGAAGAGAAAATCCGCGAGATCAGCGACGTAAAAGTCGTTGAATCCCAGTCCATGACCGGCGTCTCGATCATCAAGGTGGAACTCTATGACCGCGTCAAGAACGTTGACCCGGTCTGGCAGAAACTTCGCAACAAGGTAGCGGATGCGGCCCCAACCCTCCCGTCCGAAGCGAAAACGCCTCTCATCAACGATGAGTTCGGCGATGTCTTCGGCATACTCATCGCCCTGACCGGCGACGGTTTCACCTACCGCGAACTCAAGGACGCGGCCGATGACATGCGCGACCAGTTGCTCAAGGTCGAGGGTGTCGGCAAGGTGGAACGCTGGGGCACGCAGGATGAACGCATCTTCGTTGAATTTTCCAACTCCCGCATGGCCTCCGCAGGGATCAGCCCGTTCGCGCTGGCCCAGACCATCGACCACCAGAACACCATCCAGCCCAGCGGCAGCGCCCATGTCGGGCCGGAACGCATCGTCATAGAACCCACCGGCGAATTTCGCGGCGTGGAAGACATCTACAGCCTTGCCATCCGCCCGCCCGGAGGGAAAAGCTCTGTCCGGCTGGCCGACGTGACCACCATCACGCGGGACTTTTCTGACCCGCCTTCCACCATGGCCCGGTACAACGCGACCCCGGCCCTGATTCTTGCCGTATCCATGGCCAAAGGCGGCAACATCACCGAACTCGGAGACCGCGTCACCAAACGCCTCGATGAACTCAGGGCGAACCTGTACCACGGACTGGAGGCGGAAACCCTCGTATTCCAGCCGGACTACGTTGACACCGCTATCACGGAATTCATGATTAACCTTCTGGAGTCCTTCGGCTTCGTGGTCATCGTCATTCTGGTCTTCGCGGGCTTCCGAACCGGCCTGATTGCTGGCTCTCTCGTTCCCATGGCCATGCTGGGCTGCATCGGGCTGATGCCGTATTTCGATGTAGGTCTGCAACGCATCTCCATCGCCTCACTCATCATTTCGCTCGGTATCCTCGTGGACAACGGCGTGGTCGTTTCCGAGGCTATTCTCGTTCGACTCGCCTCCGGGCAGGACCGCCTGAAAGCGGTCACAGGCGCGGTGTCCGAACTCTGGATGCCCCTGCTGGCCGCCTCGCTGACCACGATCTTCGCCTTCCTGCCGATTCCACTTGCTGAAAACGCCACGGGTGAATTCTGCTTCTCCCTGTTCGTGGTCGTGACCCTGACCCTGTTCTGCTCATGGGCGCTCTCCATGAGCATGGTCCCCATGATGTGCTTCTACGTGCTCAAGCCAAAGATCACCATCCAGACCTTCTCCAGCCGTCTGTACCGCTGGTACCGCACCTTCCTGCTGCTGTGCCTGCGCCACCGGACCGTGTTCGTGGCAAGCGTGCTCATCCTGTGCGGCGTGGCCCTGTGGGGCTTCAAGTTTGTCCCGAAGATGTTCTTCCCACCCAACGAGCGCGCCCAGTTCACCATTGATTTCTGGGAACCGTACGGCACGGATATCACCAAGACCGCCGAACGCACGGCTCGGCTTGAGCACTTCCTGCTCGCCAACAAGGACGTGGACAGCGTCGGTTCCTTTGTGGGACACGGCGGTCCCCGCTGGTACCTGCCGCTCAACCTTGAGCAGCAGAACAGCAACCTGAGCACATTCGTGGTCAACACCAAGAATGTCGAAAGCGTGAACGACGTCATGCAGGCGACCCGGACCGAGCTGGAATCCAACTTCCCTGATACCGACTTCAGCCTGAAGAAACTCATGAATGGCCCGCCCGTCGGCGCGCCGCTCCAGATCCGCATCTCAGGCCCGGACATCAAGACGCTCTATACCCTGCGCGACAAGATCGCCGCCATGGTCGAAAACACGCAGGGCATCACCCGCGTATGGGACGACTGGGGCCAGTGGACCAAGAAAATGATGGTCAAGGTCGATCAGGACAAAGCGCGTGAAGCCGGACTGACCAGTTTCGACGTGGCCGTCAGCCTCCAGACCAGCATGAGCGGCCTGCGCGCTTCCGATTACCGCGAAGGCGACACGGTCATTCCGATCATCCTGCGTAACACCGATTCGTTCCGGGGCCGCCTCGACAAGCTCGACAGCCTGAACGTGTATTCCTACACCGACGGCAAGGCCGTCCCCCTCAGCCGGGTGGCGTCCTCCTACCTCGACTGGCAACCCTCGGACATCCGGCGGCGCGATCAGGCACGCACCATGACCGTCAAGGCGGACGTGGCAGCAGGCTACTTCGCCCTGCCCATCCTCGACGGGCTGCGCCCGCAGATCGAGGAACTCATGCGAGATCACGACTGGCCGCTGGGCTATACCGTGGAATACGGCGGTGAATTCGAAAAGAGTGAAGAATCACAGGCGGCGATCAACGCCAACATGCCGCTCGCCATGGGACTGCTCGTGCTCGTGCTCATCTTCCAGTTCAACTCAGTGCGCCGCCCGCTCATCATTCTGCTGACCCTGCCGCCCATGATGATCGGCATCACGTCCGGCATGCTGGCCACCCAGTCGCCATTCGGATTCATGCCCATGCTCGGCATGATCTCACTGCTCGGAATCATCGTGAACAACGCCATCATGCTCATTGACCGCATTGAAATCCAACGCGGGAGAGGTATGAACCTGGCGGACGCCATCGTGCTGTCATCCATGGAACGGGCACGCCCGATCATCATGACCGCCTGCACCACCATCATCGGCATGGTCCCGCTCTCGTTGCAGGGCGGCGAGATGTGGCGTCCCATGGCAAACTGCATCATGTCCGGCCTCACGTTCGCCACGGTCCTGACACTGGTTCTCTGCCCGGTGCTCTATTCCATGTTCTTCCGCCAGAAGTTCACAGACTACACATGGAGCCAGGACGTGGTTAAGCAGGGCAGCGACATCCCGGCACAAACGGCATAG
- a CDS encoding ATP-binding cassette domain-containing protein, translating to MIVLKDIHKHYGRVRANDGISLDLEPGRIYALVGENGAGKSTLMRVLAGHTRPTSGTIEIGGESISYLTPKLAREYGVGMLYQDPLDFPAMPVWENFQLGAPKRTKREVVDVIGELSYRLDACFLPDEPVSSLTVGERQLLELLRLLDLGATTLILDEPTTGITPEQKQDLFNLLIKLAREDNHTIILVTHKLSEAFEMADAIFIMRQGALVSTLEPPYDEKELVHLMFGEAAEGEVTELPKLPPSGPTPRLSMNDTYFAGPKYTMGPMNFTAQPGECIGLAGLDGSGQEVFLRGLCGLDRMPNGSMSLDGTEFRSNDFNTLHRAGVLFVPADRLEMALFPALNLMEHIKLTFPDRKGDLNEFYEKQCVEGFNLRAHPDTNASELSGGNQQRLLLSLMPDNAPLILMEHPTRGLDAGSARQVWNHLKGRCADGASLIFFSPDLDEVLEHSHRIVVFYDRAIAAVVDREEATMEVIGALMAGKTMEQIREEQR from the coding sequence ATGATCGTTCTCAAAGACATACACAAACACTACGGACGGGTCCGTGCCAACGACGGCATCAGCCTGGACCTCGAACCCGGCCGCATCTATGCCCTTGTGGGCGAAAACGGCGCTGGTAAGTCGACTCTCATGCGCGTGCTGGCAGGCCACACCCGCCCCACCTCGGGCACCATCGAGATCGGCGGCGAATCCATTTCCTACCTGACACCCAAGCTTGCCCGTGAATACGGCGTAGGCATGCTCTATCAGGACCCCCTCGACTTCCCGGCCATGCCTGTATGGGAAAATTTCCAGCTTGGCGCCCCCAAACGCACCAAGCGCGAAGTCGTGGACGTCATCGGCGAGCTGTCCTACCGCCTCGACGCCTGCTTCCTGCCTGATGAGCCTGTCTCATCCCTGACCGTGGGCGAACGCCAACTTCTGGAATTGCTTCGGCTCCTCGACCTCGGGGCGACCACGCTCATTCTCGACGAACCGACCACAGGCATCACGCCGGAGCAGAAGCAGGACCTCTTCAACCTGCTCATCAAGCTCGCACGCGAGGACAACCACACCATCATCCTCGTGACGCACAAGCTGTCCGAGGCGTTTGAAATGGCGGACGCCATCTTCATCATGCGACAGGGAGCGCTGGTCTCCACCCTTGAGCCGCCCTACGATGAAAAGGAGCTGGTCCACCTCATGTTCGGCGAAGCCGCAGAGGGCGAAGTCACGGAACTGCCGAAGCTGCCGCCGTCCGGTCCCACGCCGCGCCTGTCCATGAACGACACCTATTTCGCCGGACCGAAGTACACCATGGGTCCCATGAATTTTACGGCGCAACCCGGAGAATGTATCGGTCTGGCCGGTCTCGACGGAAGCGGTCAGGAAGTTTTCCTGCGCGGCCTGTGCGGCCTCGACCGCATGCCAAATGGCTCCATGAGCCTTGACGGAACGGAATTCCGCTCCAACGACTTCAACACGCTCCATCGGGCCGGAGTCCTGTTCGTCCCGGCCGACCGTCTGGAGATGGCGCTGTTCCCGGCACTCAATCTCATGGAGCACATCAAGCTCACGTTCCCGGACCGCAAGGGCGACCTGAATGAATTCTATGAAAAGCAATGCGTGGAAGGCTTCAACCTGCGTGCCCACCCCGACACCAATGCAAGCGAACTTTCCGGCGGGAACCAGCAGCGCCTGCTGCTCTCGCTCATGCCGGACAATGCTCCTCTCATCCTCATGGAACACCCCACACGCGGCCTTGACGCAGGTTCGGCGCGACAGGTCTGGAACCATCTCAAAGGCCGTTGCGCGGACGGTGCGTCCCTCATATTCTTCTCGCCCGACCTTGACGAGGTGCTGGAACACAGCCACCGCATCGTGGTTTTCTATGACCGTGCCATTGCCGCGGTGGTGGACCGCGAGGAAGCGACCATGGAAGTGATCGGCGCACTCATGGCGGGCAAGACAATGGAACAGATCAGGGAGGAACAACGATGA
- a CDS encoding ABC transporter permease has translation METFGLTIAAILIAGAPLVLATLGETLTEKAGIINLSLDGSILLSAMAAFAVSVAFDNPWIGVLGGMAVGAAIAGVLGLIGIYLGQSQLAIGFILTLLCRDLAYFLGHSYSRQPGPDLGLWNIPGIGAIPLVGPIFSSQSPVVYMGLAAIAGCWWWMYRTESGMRLRAVGESPRAAFGRGIRVRLVRLYYCLAGGALVGMAGAAYSLAVKPGWGRPQGCEGAGWIALAIVIFGGWHPVRAALGAFFFAGLQVSGIHLQEIFPSIPAPVFQVAPFPMMIITLLAVNMGRMGWVQDIVRRYPVLGKFSKGWSIEAPAALGQDFDPKKGL, from the coding sequence ATGGAAACTTTCGGTCTCACAATCGCCGCCATCCTGATAGCAGGCGCACCGCTCGTACTGGCCACCCTCGGTGAAACGCTCACCGAGAAGGCGGGCATCATCAACCTGTCGCTGGACGGCTCCATTTTGCTGTCCGCCATGGCCGCGTTCGCCGTCTCCGTCGCGTTCGACAACCCGTGGATCGGCGTGCTCGGCGGCATGGCCGTGGGCGCAGCCATCGCCGGAGTGCTCGGACTCATCGGCATTTATCTGGGACAGTCGCAGCTCGCCATCGGATTCATCCTGACCCTGCTCTGCCGAGACCTCGCCTACTTTCTCGGACATTCCTATTCCCGCCAGCCCGGACCGGACCTCGGTCTCTGGAACATTCCCGGCATCGGCGCGATCCCGCTCGTCGGTCCGATCTTTTCGTCCCAGTCTCCCGTGGTCTACATGGGGCTGGCCGCCATTGCCGGATGCTGGTGGTGGATGTACCGCACCGAAAGCGGCATGCGTCTGCGCGCTGTGGGCGAGTCTCCACGCGCGGCATTCGGGCGCGGCATCCGGGTCCGCCTCGTCAGGCTGTATTACTGCCTCGCGGGCGGGGCACTGGTCGGCATGGCCGGAGCCGCATACTCCCTCGCCGTCAAACCGGGCTGGGGCCGTCCGCAGGGCTGTGAAGGCGCAGGCTGGATCGCCCTTGCCATCGTCATTTTCGGCGGTTGGCATCCGGTACGTGCAGCACTGGGCGCATTCTTCTTTGCCGGACTTCAGGTCTCGGGCATCCATCTACAGGAAATATTCCCGTCCATTCCGGCTCCGGTCTTTCAGGTGGCACCGTTCCCCATGATGATCATCACCCTGCTGGCCGTGAACATGGGCCGCATGGGCTGGGTGCAGGACATCGTCCGCCGCTACCCCGTACTCGGAAAGTTTTCGAAGGGATGGTCCATCGAGGCACCGGCCGCACTGGGACAGGACTTCGATCCGAAGAAAGGCCTCTAA
- a CDS encoding ABC transporter permease, with the protein MKRDSLLTQIGWLGAAVGLALILTVLVTLPAGAPPFETLYVLFKGGLGSMSKIGRVLSVWVPLTLCSVGLLVPFTARLWNIGVEGQVIMGAIFATAALRPFDEGGMLQIALAIAAAMLGGALWALLSGLLRVFGRVHEIFSGLGLNFVALGVTLWLIFGPWKRPGVASMSGTEPIDISMWLPRLGNLSVSWVGLALAFAALIVIYILMHRTEWGLKLRAVGENPKAATLFSLGPRRRLLQAFMICGALAGLAGATQVLGVYHRLLPAISSSYGYTALLVGMMASFRLPLVPFICLFFAVLNVGSIQLPLQMGLDSSLSGVIQGVMVLSVFIVQGLRIWLNQRKEAD; encoded by the coding sequence ATGAAACGGGATTCCCTCCTGACGCAGATAGGCTGGCTCGGCGCTGCCGTGGGCCTCGCCCTGATTCTCACCGTACTGGTGACGCTCCCAGCGGGCGCTCCGCCGTTCGAAACGCTCTACGTCCTGTTCAAGGGCGGACTCGGCTCCATGTCCAAGATCGGACGCGTGCTTTCCGTATGGGTGCCACTCACTCTCTGCTCGGTGGGCCTGCTCGTTCCGTTCACGGCACGACTGTGGAACATCGGCGTGGAAGGTCAGGTCATCATGGGCGCGATCTTCGCCACAGCGGCCCTGCGTCCCTTTGATGAAGGCGGCATGTTGCAGATCGCACTCGCCATCGCTGCGGCCATGCTGGGCGGCGCGCTCTGGGCTCTGCTGTCCGGATTGCTGCGCGTATTCGGGCGCGTGCATGAAATCTTCTCGGGCCTCGGGCTGAACTTCGTTGCGCTGGGCGTGACGCTCTGGCTCATCTTCGGCCCGTGGAAACGTCCCGGCGTGGCATCCATGTCCGGCACCGAACCCATCGACATCTCCATGTGGCTCCCCCGGCTCGGCAACCTGTCCGTCAGCTGGGTCGGTCTGGCGCTCGCCTTTGCCGCGCTCATAGTCATATATATTCTGATGCACCGAACCGAATGGGGGCTCAAACTGCGTGCCGTGGGTGAAAACCCCAAGGCGGCGACCCTGTTCTCCCTCGGCCCGCGTCGACGCCTCTTGCAGGCATTCATGATTTGCGGCGCGCTCGCTGGCCTTGCCGGAGCCACGCAGGTGCTCGGCGTTTACCACCGCCTGCTCCCGGCCATTTCGTCCAGCTACGGCTATACCGCCCTGCTTGTCGGAATGATGGCCTCATTCCGCCTGCCGCTGGTTCCGTTCATCTGCCTGTTTTTCGCAGTGCTCAACGTCGGCTCGATTCAGCTGCCGCTCCAGATGGGACTCGACTCGTCCCTGTCCGGCGTCATTCAGGGCGTCATGGTCCTGTCCGTCTTCATCGTGCAGGGACTACGCATATGGCTCAACCAGCGGAAGGAGGCTGATTAA
- a CDS encoding efflux RND transporter periplasmic adaptor subunit, translated as MKRVISLIIIASLLCVAGCGSEASQVVTPLRPVKTIVIGKQKLGKMWAFSGTAEDALESDLSFRVSGKIISFPGDQIGRRFTEGQIIARLDPSDYELEFRQARANMQQVKANFVRSKADVERNRQLFDRKVISRSEMDQAEAEFKSYEAQLSASAKKLDISQKRLSYTTLRAPFDGWIGSVAVNKHQNVQSGQAVVGFNAGRQMKMYVSVPDTLIAQVREGDEVAVRFDALPNRKMTGKVMEIGVGSSEGSSYPVKVYLDNKDKAIRSGMTGHVNFLGHSNGEHSVILPMAAVLGGADGSRSVWVVDPATTVVHNRPVSLGDVTAYGIEIVSGLKPGEIVVTRGVHKLKEGLKVRLMQNGSEG; from the coding sequence ATGAAACGCGTTATATCTCTCATCATCATTGCCAGCCTGCTGTGCGTTGCGGGCTGCGGTTCCGAAGCATCACAGGTCGTCACCCCGCTCCGCCCGGTGAAAACCATCGTCATCGGCAAGCAGAAGCTCGGCAAGATGTGGGCGTTTTCCGGCACCGCGGAAGACGCACTGGAATCCGACCTCTCCTTCCGTGTCAGCGGCAAGATCATCTCCTTCCCCGGCGACCAGATCGGGCGCAGGTTCACCGAGGGCCAGATCATCGCCCGACTCGATCCCTCCGATTACGAACTGGAATTCCGGCAGGCCCGCGCCAACATGCAGCAGGTCAAGGCCAACTTCGTCCGCTCCAAGGCGGACGTGGAACGCAACCGGCAGCTCTTTGACCGCAAGGTGATTTCCCGCAGCGAAATGGATCAGGCCGAAGCCGAATTCAAATCCTATGAAGCTCAGCTCAGCGCCTCTGCAAAAAAGCTCGACATTTCACAGAAGCGGTTGAGCTATACGACCCTGCGTGCCCCGTTCGACGGCTGGATCGGCAGTGTCGCCGTCAACAAGCACCAGAACGTCCAGTCCGGTCAGGCGGTCGTCGGATTCAACGCGGGCCGCCAGATGAAGATGTACGTCTCCGTGCCGGACACGCTGATCGCGCAGGTACGCGAAGGCGATGAAGTGGCCGTTCGTTTCGATGCGCTCCCCAACCGCAAAATGACCGGCAAGGTCATGGAAATCGGTGTGGGGTCCTCCGAAGGATCAAGCTATCCGGTCAAGGTCTACCTCGACAACAAGGACAAGGCGATCCGCTCCGGCATGACCGGGCACGTCAATTTCCTCGGCCATTCCAACGGCGAACACAGCGTGATCCTGCCCATGGCGGCAGTGCTGGGCGGGGCTGACGGCAGCCGCTCGGTATGGGTCGTGGACCCCGCTACCACCGTCGTCCACAACCGCCCCGTATCCCTTGGTGACGTCACAGCCTACGGCATCGAAATCGTCAGCGGACTCAAGCCCGGTGAAATCGTGGTCACGCGCGGTGTTCACAAGCTCAAGGAAGGCCTCAAGGTTCGCCTCATGCAGAATGGTTCGGAGGGATAA
- a CDS encoding patatin-like phospholipase family protein, translated as MRPLPHTASVLAMLILCTGLLCACAPKRNGLPATLQTQATINGLAPDTIRSFGDTAPKHMDQGIGSWATVIQNGPYASAPLTMLSLSGGGADGAFGAGILSGWSARGNRPTFTMVTGISTGALIAPFAFLGPEYDMLLKLFYTTFSTEDLARPLPVGSAISRNGFFSTKPLREALKQYISTEVITKIATEYRKGRRLIIGTTNLDLMRPVYWDIGAIAQHRSEKNDQLIRDIILASVSVPVAFPPVFISLEADGKTYDEMHVDGGVTNQVFAYPVSLDLKKVLAQFSEKRSVSLYVIRNGTLTAHAETVEASLADIAEKSMTSLIRNQGIGDLYRIYYTAQRDSVDFHLAFIPPSFQEKPEEDEMFSTPYMKELFHLGYNTALHGDPWHDAPPADFSRR; from the coding sequence ATGCGTCCCCTTCCGCACACCGCCAGCGTGCTGGCCATGCTGATTCTCTGCACGGGCCTGCTCTGCGCGTGCGCTCCGAAACGCAACGGCCTGCCCGCCACCCTGCAAACACAGGCAACCATCAACGGACTGGCCCCGGATACCATCCGCTCCTTCGGCGACACCGCACCGAAGCATATGGATCAGGGCATTGGGTCATGGGCAACCGTCATCCAAAACGGCCCATACGCATCAGCCCCGTTGACCATGCTCAGTCTCTCCGGCGGCGGTGCGGACGGAGCCTTCGGTGCCGGGATCCTGTCCGGCTGGTCCGCACGGGGTAATCGTCCGACCTTCACCATGGTCACCGGCATCAGTACAGGCGCGCTGATTGCGCCGTTTGCCTTTCTCGGACCGGAATACGACATGCTGCTCAAGCTGTTCTACACCACATTCTCCACCGAGGACCTTGCCCGCCCACTCCCTGTAGGCTCCGCCATCAGCCGCAACGGGTTTTTCAGCACGAAACCGCTCAGGGAAGCACTCAAACAGTACATCTCGACAGAAGTCATCACCAAGATCGCCACGGAATACCGCAAGGGCAGGCGGCTCATCATCGGCACCACCAACCTTGACCTCATGCGCCCTGTCTACTGGGATATCGGGGCCATCGCACAACACCGGAGCGAGAAGAACGACCAGCTCATCCGGGACATCATCCTTGCCTCGGTTTCGGTTCCCGTGGCATTCCCGCCGGTCTTCATCTCTCTGGAAGCAGATGGAAAAACGTATGACGAAATGCATGTGGATGGCGGCGTCACCAATCAGGTCTTCGCCTACCCGGTCAGTCTCGATCTGAAAAAGGTGCTCGCACAGTTCAGCGAAAAACGCTCGGTCTCCCTGTATGTCATCCGCAACGGCACCCTTACGGCACACGCTGAAACCGTGGAAGCGAGCCTTGCCGACATCGCGGAAAAATCCATGACCAGCCTCATCCGCAATCAAGGGATCGGTGACCTGTACCGCATCTACTACACTGCCCAGCGGGACAGCGTTGACTTCCACCTCGCATTCATCCCCCCTTCTTTTCAGGAAAAACCGGAGGAGGACGAAATGTTCAGTACCCCGTACATGAAAGAACTCTTCCACCTCGGCTATAACACCGCACTCCACGGCGATCCGTGGCATGATGCACCGCCAGCCGACTTCTCGCGCAGATAG
- a CDS encoding CerR family C-terminal domain-containing protein: MLKPEMKISAKKEQSAGTRNALIMTGARLFASKGYHAVSVRELTSEAGVNLATVSYHFGGKSGLYEAIFRYIITRHDEITPSAEEVRKRWAASPDTPQGKCEVVDWYVSTLVHGLIGPEYHIWACILLSHEITQPTELFPLLEKEFFKPAQAGLLAFVDGALPPGTDREERVITAQIVINMCLKFLESERLISKWIGWDQYGEYGINKIATVISKRIRGMLGLPME, from the coding sequence ATGTTGAAACCCGAAATGAAAATATCCGCGAAAAAGGAACAAAGTGCGGGAACCCGCAATGCTCTCATCATGACCGGCGCACGCCTTTTCGCCTCCAAGGGCTATCATGCCGTGAGTGTCCGGGAGCTCACCAGTGAAGCCGGGGTCAACCTCGCCACGGTCAGCTATCATTTCGGCGGAAAATCAGGTCTGTACGAGGCCATTTTCCGATACATCATCACCCGCCACGACGAAATCACGCCGTCGGCAGAGGAAGTCAGAAAGAGATGGGCCGCCAGCCCGGACACGCCGCAGGGGAAATGCGAAGTGGTCGACTGGTACGTGTCCACGCTTGTTCACGGCCTGATCGGTCCAGAATACCACATCTGGGCATGCATCCTGCTGAGTCATGAAATAACTCAGCCCACCGAACTCTTCCCCCTTCTGGAAAAAGAATTCTTCAAGCCCGCTCAGGCCGGACTGCTCGCCTTTGTGGACGGCGCGCTTCCACCGGGGACCGACCGCGAAGAGCGCGTCATCACAGCACAGATCGTTATCAACATGTGTCTCAAATTTCTCGAAAGCGAACGGTTGATCAGCAAATGGATCGGCTGGGATCAATACGGCGAATACGGAATCAACAAGATAGCCACTGTCATCAGCAAAAGAATACGGGGCATGCTCGGCCTCCCCATGGAGTAG